In Zea mays cultivar B73 chromosome 7, Zm-B73-REFERENCE-NAM-5.0, whole genome shotgun sequence, the following proteins share a genomic window:
- the LOC100277983 gene encoding uncharacterized protein: protein MAAIARSFPSPSPSPSPSEGWRGTSRAAVDDDERRGVVVRSWNLKAIWLHGAAGEGGAVDQTDERTAVETNVQSGHYWCGVWTHVMICDGDSRCANPWLFTGVGSVFYC, encoded by the exons ATGGCGGCAATCGCGCGGAGTTTCCCTTCACCTTCTCCTTCTCCTTCGCCCAGTGAAGGCTGGAGGGGGACCTCGCGGGCGGCGGTGGATGACGATGAGCGCCGAGGGGTTGTGGTCAGGTCGTGGAACCTGAAGGCGATCTGGCTACACGGCGCGGCGGGCGAG GGCGGAGCAGTAGATCAGACGGATGAAAGAACAGCGGTGGAGACGAATGTTCAGTCTGGGCATTATTGGTGTGGTGTGTGGACACATGTGATGATATGTGATGGCGATAGTAGGTGCGCTAATCCGTGGTTGTTTACTGGAGTAGGCAGTGTGTTTTATTGTTAG
- the LOC103632816 gene encoding uncharacterized protein LOC103632816, with translation MSRIRSGVEVVASRGCARMVIPGMHHNPSSAASVSSSAASRAAPAAGSGPAAHADGPFAGLVICVTGLSKEARVQVKEATERLGGEYSGSLHPKCTHLVVQSFAGRKFEHALKHGPRNGLFLVTLGWFVDCVRRNMRLDESLYAIKSIGENGVPPGEFSRLVGVPVNEKSCLPPLIFQDKACSDMTQKHSLQTPGNGGGHDGLVFMNDTIYIDPGISDEMRKKISDAVTREGGKLLEHWFIGCPTTYIVCEDVCVKRYVGHSENIVTPLWILKTVKEKNLQRLVHLSSDLARHVAMVLENVQTSEENRKLGSVPSINTSSCGRPSTKEEINEVHQAKQKFVEGAKKEVRDRRARRMQSCEVTIHPITPATLLDSICWTISEPTSSASIYMDSSWSDDANEQQSTTYFDANGDVRDPDQPNDNFSRPLKESERSELIFKNHFLTILFPVDRFGELGPSSKTFYNNGGFTCIQVLNHIYNFYQENMSTNEIDMALHTDSRHADRLRSLYSSAESAEKGLVAFKRIDFLGSRRSFEALKRINRENSSNVYELVIRA, from the exons ATGTCGCGTATCCGTAGCGGGGTGGAGGTGGTCGCCAGTAGGGGGTGCGCGCGGATGGTGATCCCCGGGATGCATCACAACCCCTCATCCGCCGCATCCGTCTCCTCCTCCGCGGCATCGCGCGCGGCCCCCGCCGCCGGTTCCGGGCCGGCGGCGCATGCCGATGGGCCCTTCGCAGGCCTCGTCATCTGCGTCACTGGGCTGTCCAAAG AGGCGAGAGTTCAGGTGAAGGAGGCGACGGAGCGGCTCGGGGGCGAGTACAGCGGGAGCTTGCACCCCAAGTGCACGCACCTCGTGGTTCAG AGCTTTGCCGGACGCAAGTTCGAGCATGCACTGAAGCATGGTCCGAGGAATGGGCTATTCCTCGTTACGCTGGGTTGGTTTGTGGACTGCGTGAGGAGGAACA TGAGGTTGGATGAATCCTTGTATGCCATCAAGAGCATTGGGGAGAATGGTGTGCCGCCCGGGGAGTTCAGCCGCCTTGTTGGAGTTCCTGTTAACGAGAAGTCTTGCCTTCCACCGTTGATATTTCAGGACAAGGCATGCTCAGATATGACCCAGAAGCATTCGCTCCAGACTCCTGGGAACGGTGGTGGTCATGATGGGTTGGTTTTTATGAATGACACAATCTACATTGACCCTGGGATATCTGATGAGATGAGGAAAAAG ATTTCTGACGCTGTTACTAGAGAAGGTGGAAAGTTGCTGGAGCACTGGTTTATTGGTTGCCCTACAACTTATATTGTCTGTGAGGATGTTTGCGTTAAGAGATATGTAGGCCACTCAGAAAACATTGTTACT CCGCTTTGGATCTTGAAAACAGTGAAGGAAAAAAACTTGCAGCGTCTTGTCCATTTGTCTTCCGACCTAGCTAGGCATGTTGCCATGGTTCTGGAAAATGTTCAGACATCTGAAGAG AATAGGAAACTTGGAAGTGTACCTTCTATAAACACAAGCTCATGTGGTCGTCCATCAACCAAAGAGGAGATCAATGAAGTCCATCAAGCGAAGCAAAAGTTTGTTGAAGGAGCAAAGAAAGAAGTCCGAGACCGCCGTGCCCGTCGTATGCAG TCATGTGAAGTAACCATTCATCCAATCACACCGGCCACACTTCTGGATTCAATCTGCTGGACAATCTCTGAGCCAACTTCATCTGCGTCAATTTATATGGACTCTTCGTGGTCCGATGATGCCAATGAGCAGCAAAGCACCACTTACTTTGATGCAAATGGGGACGTGAGGGATCCAGATCAACCTAATGACAATTTTTCCCGTCCACTGAAAGAAAG TGAGCGAAGTGAGCTGATCTTCAAGAATCACTTCCTTACCATACTCTTCCCTGTTGATCGTTTTGGAGAACTTGGACCTTCCTCAAAGACGTTCTATAACAATGGTGGCTTTACGTGTATACAAGTACTGAATCACATTTACAACTTCTACCAG GAGAACATGTCAACCAACGAGATAGACATGGCCTTGCACACAGATTCCCGCCATGCTGACCGACTTCGATCTTTGTATTCGAGTGCTGAATCAGCAGAGAAAGGACTTGTAGCTTTCAAAAGAATAGACTTCTTAGGAAGCAGAAGAAGTTTTGAGGCACTAAAGCGCATCAACAGGGAAAATAGTAGTAATGTATATGAGCTTGTGATTAGGGCATGA
- the LOC103632817 gene encoding copper transporter 5.1: MMHMTFYWGKSATILFDGWRTSTWPDYLLSLAALLLAAAFYQYLEALRVRVKLVAGGGAKPAPSSIIPPPAGSDPRTPLLAPAFAAGAGRWPARLAVAAMFGVNSGLGYLLMLAVMSFNGGVFVAVVVGLALGYLAFRSSDGEDLVVVDNPCACA; encoded by the coding sequence ATGATGCACATGACCTTCTACTGGGGCAAGTCGGCCACGATCCTGTTCGACGGCTGGCGCACCTCCACGTGGCCCGACTACCTTCTCTCCCTCGCGGCCCTGCTCCTCGCCGCCGCTTTCTACCAGTACCTCGAGGCCCTGCGGGTCCGCGTGAAGCTCGTCGCAGGAGGAGGCGCCAAGCCAGCCCCCTCCTCCATCATCCCGCCACCGGCCGGCTCCGACCCGCGGACGCCGCTTCTCGCGCCCGCCTTCGCGGCCGGCGCCGGGCGCTGGCCGGCGCGCCTGGCCGTGGCCGCGATGTTCGGGGTCAACTCCGGCCTCGGCTACCTGCTCATGCTCGCCGTCATGTCGTTCAACGGCGGCGTGTTTGTCGCCGTCGTCGTGGGCCTCGCGCTCGGGTACCTCGCGTTCCGCAGCAGCGACGGGGAGGATCTCGTCGTCGTTGACAACCCATGCGCCTGCGCCTAA